One part of the Ranitomeya imitator isolate aRanImi1 chromosome 10, aRanImi1.pri, whole genome shotgun sequence genome encodes these proteins:
- the LOC138651225 gene encoding transcription factor HES-5-like, translating to MAPCNMRTPDHQADSGLRKLRKPVIEKMRRDRINSSIEQLRVLLEKEFQRHQLPSKPEKADILEMTVTLLQRHMAERDITASSQARREGYSTCVQDAVTFLPSQNQQDGSFCTGYTLSYELSTMKTSKKATPFTGNKNKSMWRPW from the exons ATGGCCCCATGTAATATGAGGACCCCGGACCATCAGGCTGACAGCGGCCTCAGAAAG CTGAGGAAGCCGGTGATTGAGAAGATGAGGAGAGATCGGATTAACAGCAGCATTGAGCAGCTCCGCGTCTTACTGGAGAAGGAGTTTCAGAGACATCAGCTCCCCTCCAAACCGGAGAAAGCCGATATCCTGGAGATGACGGTCACCTTACTGCAGCGGCACATGGCGGAGAGAG ATATCACAGCCTCCAGCCAGGCTCGGAGAGAAGGCTACTCCACCTGCGTCCAGGACGCCGTCACCTTCTTACCATCCCAGAATCAGCAGGATGGCTCCTTCTGCACTGGATACACTCTGTCATATGAGCTATCTACCATGAAGACGTCTAAGAAAGCAACTCCATTCACTGGAAACAAGAACAAATCTATGTGGAGACCCTGGTGA